A genome region from Polypterus senegalus isolate Bchr_013 chromosome 7, ASM1683550v1, whole genome shotgun sequence includes the following:
- the LOC120532668 gene encoding membrane protein FAM174-like isoform X3: MMIFLKTFPCNICFVVYFVFLLSLLEVTDGLSSLSSVSAQLQQDSKVTEKAASNNRTDLRVRPEPPGVVSGDVISSTGSSHDNSRATRGGLSVTSESSRPLPIQRALYALVAASAVVIIYFIIRTVRMRKKFKKTRRYGVLDTNLAMEMTPLEQDDEEEDDTTVFDATHSRR; this comes from the exons ATGATGATTTTTCTGAAGACATTTCCCTGCAACATCTGCTTCGTGGTTTACTTTGTCTTCCTTTTGTCATTGTTGGAAGTGACAGATGGCCTAAGCAGTCTCTCCAGTGTTAGCGCGCAGCTGCAGCAAGACTCTAAAGTGACAGAAAAGGCTGCGAGCAACAATCGGACTGACCTCCGCGTTCGTCCGGAGCCGCCAGGAGTAGTTTCGGGAGATGTCATAAGCAGCACCGGGAGTTCCCACGACAACAGCCGAGCCACGCGAGGTGGGCTGTCCGTCACCTCCGAGAGCAGCAGGCCTCTGCCGATCCAGAGGGCACTGTATGCGCTGGTGGCTGCGAGTGCGGTGGTCATTATCTACTTTATCATTAGAACTGTCAG AATGAGAAAGAAGTTCAAAAAGACCAGAAGATATGGAGTTCTAGACACAAACCTTGCCATGGAAATGACACCTCTGGAACAAGATGACGAAGAAGAGGATGACACTACAGTATTTGATGCTACACATTCCAGGAG gTGA
- the LOC120532668 gene encoding membrane protein FAM174-like isoform X1, producing the protein MMIFLKTFPCNICFVVYFVFLLSLLEVTDGLSSLSSVSAQLQQDSKVTEKAASNNRTDLRVRPEPPGVVSGDVISSTGSSHDNSRATRGGLSVTSESSRPLPIQRALYALVAASAVVIIYFIIRTVRMRKKFKKTRRYGVLDTNLAMEMTPLEQDDEEEDDTTVFDATHSRRAFLEVALG; encoded by the exons ATGATGATTTTTCTGAAGACATTTCCCTGCAACATCTGCTTCGTGGTTTACTTTGTCTTCCTTTTGTCATTGTTGGAAGTGACAGATGGCCTAAGCAGTCTCTCCAGTGTTAGCGCGCAGCTGCAGCAAGACTCTAAAGTGACAGAAAAGGCTGCGAGCAACAATCGGACTGACCTCCGCGTTCGTCCGGAGCCGCCAGGAGTAGTTTCGGGAGATGTCATAAGCAGCACCGGGAGTTCCCACGACAACAGCCGAGCCACGCGAGGTGGGCTGTCCGTCACCTCCGAGAGCAGCAGGCCTCTGCCGATCCAGAGGGCACTGTATGCGCTGGTGGCTGCGAGTGCGGTGGTCATTATCTACTTTATCATTAGAACTGTCAG AATGAGAAAGAAGTTCAAAAAGACCAGAAGATATGGAGTTCTAGACACAAACCTTGCCATGGAAATGACACCTCTGGAACAAGATGACGAAGAAGAGGATGACACTACAGTATTTGATGCTACACATTCCAGGAG GGCATTTCTGGAAGTTGCTCTTGGATGA
- the LOC120532668 gene encoding membrane protein FAM174-like isoform X2 yields the protein MMIFLKTFPCNICFVVYFVFLLSLLEVTDGLSSLSSVSAQLQQDSKVTEKAASNNRTDLRVRPEPPGVVSGDVISSTGSSHDNSRATRGGLSVTSESSRPLPIQRALYALVAASAVVIIYFIIRTVRMRKKFKKTRRYGVLDTNLAMEMTPLEQDDEEEDDTTVFDATHSRRAAV from the exons ATGATGATTTTTCTGAAGACATTTCCCTGCAACATCTGCTTCGTGGTTTACTTTGTCTTCCTTTTGTCATTGTTGGAAGTGACAGATGGCCTAAGCAGTCTCTCCAGTGTTAGCGCGCAGCTGCAGCAAGACTCTAAAGTGACAGAAAAGGCTGCGAGCAACAATCGGACTGACCTCCGCGTTCGTCCGGAGCCGCCAGGAGTAGTTTCGGGAGATGTCATAAGCAGCACCGGGAGTTCCCACGACAACAGCCGAGCCACGCGAGGTGGGCTGTCCGTCACCTCCGAGAGCAGCAGGCCTCTGCCGATCCAGAGGGCACTGTATGCGCTGGTGGCTGCGAGTGCGGTGGTCATTATCTACTTTATCATTAGAACTGTCAG AATGAGAAAGAAGTTCAAAAAGACCAGAAGATATGGAGTTCTAGACACAAACCTTGCCATGGAAATGACACCTCTGGAACAAGATGACGAAGAAGAGGATGACACTACAGTATTTGATGCTACACATTCCAGGAG GGCTGCAGTGTAA